One Plectropomus leopardus isolate mb chromosome 1, YSFRI_Pleo_2.0, whole genome shotgun sequence DNA segment encodes these proteins:
- the cmtr2 gene encoding cap-specific mRNA (nucleoside-2'-O-)-methyltransferase 2, with protein MSSGHGTRRKVGKLQQFNNMVAFDSETLTEIQSLFSKVRTYEKPSNGEWCIPDPNVALRHSAEEHGRLQALKASLNDVKNQLSDKNVQVWHQHTNSTNRAGKVIAAVRSAANAEICTQAWCKFSEILGTFNLLPEEALQNGELNTVHLCEAPGAFITALNHYIKTSESTRYCDWSWAANTLNPYHEANGGSTTIADDRLIANTLPWWFFGSDNTGNIMIQKHLLELQTFVANMRRVDVVTADGSFDCQEKPDEQEALVASLHYCEVTAALLLLSPGGSFVLKMFTLYEHSSVCLMYLLSCCFHSVNVYKPATSKAGNSEVYVVCLNYDGKDAVRPLLSKLIRNYGPHLADREALFPNSLIPESFLKQHEEVCSYFHTLQVETITENLRLFEGMSTEQRQRLDHIRDCTAQEYLQRFQVTFLQRSRWISRNTVSPACCSVSAGRPLGQKKQTGSFNERRELQNLTWRERIERGCHATWIQRHRTEAGGTGCMLEGPLTGCHVDSWYVIIGAALPALRNSPFCEGGLLNHLNEALMDTAVDWTHLPLCNSCHVAYTSSILSDVAGLCVITAESDGNKKQRQCLVFGSRPVWDACDSKVKDLVLTFSAEPSLPQTVSSTLHDGEPLYQQQLLGCVVFSLQTLNSGDALLLPVLSALTRVTAAVVYCLHVCFCSVTFRCPPPSGFIGTVLVCVGFCPEAAARILPVLTDVHHCMGQLLRGKEDSGKNQPSGCDRQVLQFVPMEELLTGGLTEFLRTMNSEIIQQKLHLLMQS; from the exons ATGAGCTCAGGCCACGGGACCAGGAGGAAAGTCGGCAAGCTGCAGCAGTTCAACAACATGGTGGCGTTTGACTCTGAAACACTGACTGAGATTCAAAGTCTTTTTAGTAAAGTTAGAACTTATGAGAAACCTTCCAATGGGGAGTGGTGCATCCCCGACCCAAACGTTGCTCTCAGACACTCTGCGGAGGAGCACGGCCGGCTGCAGGCCCTGAAGGCATCGCTGAATGATGTAAAGAACCAGCTCAGTGACAAGAACGTCCAGGTCTGGCATCAGCACACAAACTCCACCAATCGGGCCGGGAAGGTGATTGCTGCCGTGCGCTCTGCTGCCAACGCGGAGATCTGCACTCAGGCGTGGTGCAAGTTCTCTGAGATCCTGGGAACCTTTAATCTTCTCCCAGAGGAGGCTCTTCAAAATGGAGAGCTGAACACGGTCCATCTGTGTGAAGCTCCAGGGGCCTTTATAACCGCTCTGAACCATTACATCAAAACCAGCGAGTCCACACGCTACTGTGACTGGAGCTGGGCCGCCAACACTCTCAACCCGTATCACGAGGCCAACGGTGGCAGCACGACAATCGCAGACGATCGGTTAATTGCGAACACGCTGCCCTGGTGGTTCTTTGGCTCAGACAACACAGGCAACATCATGATCCAGAAACATTTGCTGGAGCTGCAGACATTCGTGGCAAACATGCGTAGAGTTGATGTGGTGACAGCAGATGGTAGTTTTGACTGTCAGGAGAAGCCAGACGAGCAGGAGGCGCTGGTGGCGTCACTGCATTACTGCGAGGTCACAGCTGCACTGCTGCTCCTGAGCCCCGGTGGCTCCTTTGTACTGAAGATGTTCACGCTGTATGAACACTCCTCTGTCTGCCTCATGTAcctgctgagctgctgtttCCACTCCGTCAACGTCTACAAACCCGCCACCAGCAAGGCGGGCAACTCTGAGGTTTACGTTGTTTGTCTGAACTACGACGGCAAGGATGCTGTGAGGCCTCTGCTCTCCAAACTGATTCGTAACTACGGGCCACATCTTGCTGACCGAGAGGCACTTTTCCCAAACTCACTTATCCCAGAGTCGTTTTTGAAACAGCATGAGGAAGTGTGCTCATACTTCCACACGCTTCAGGTGGAGACCATCACAGAAAACCTCCGCCTGTTTGAAGGAATGAGCACCGAGCAGAGGCAGCGGCTCGACCACATCAGGGACTGCACGGCTCAGGAATACCTGCAGCGCTTCCAG GTGACCTTCCTTCAACGGAGTCGATGGATCTCTCGCAACACAGTGAGTCCCGCGTGTTGCAGCGTCTCAGCGGGGCGACCTCTGggacagaaaaagcaaacaggCTCCTTCAATGAGCGGAGGGAATTGCAGAACCTAACCTGGAGGGAGCGCATCGAGAGGGGTTGCCATGCCACCTGGATACAGCGGCACCGCACCGAAGCCGGCGGGACAGGCTGCATGCTCGAAGGACCCCTCACTGGGTGTCATGTGGATTCATGGTATGTTATCATTGGGGCTGCACTGCCTGCTCTCAGAAACTCTCCGTTCTGTGAAGGAGGATTGTTAAACCATTTGAATGAAGCTCTGATGGACACAGCAGTAGATTGGACTCACTTACCTCTCTGTAACTCTTGCCATGTGGCCTACACGTCGTCCATCTTGTCTGACGTTGCAGGTCTTTGCGTCATCACAGCTGAGAGTGATGGGAACAAAAAGCAGAGACAGTGTCTGGTGTTTGGCAGCCGCCCAGTGTGGGATGCTTGTGACAGCAAAGTAAAGGATTTAGTCTTAACATTTTCTGCAGAGCCTTCACTTCCTCAAACAGTCTCCAGCACGCTGCACGACGGGGAGCCGCTGTACCAGCAGCAGCTCTTAGGTTGCGTTGTGTTTTCCCTGCAGACCCTGAACTCTGGGGATGCGCTGCTGCTGCCTGTGTTGTCTGCACTCACCCGTGTCACCGCAGCTGTTGTGTACTgcttacatgtttgtttttgctcagtCACGTTCAGGTGTCCGCCCCCCTCAGGCTTCATTGGGacagtgcttgtgtgtgttggatTCTGCCCTGAAGCTGCTGCACGAATACTCCCTGTTCTCACTGACGTCCATCACTGCATGGGTCAGTTGTTAAGAGGGAAGGAGGACTCAGGTAAAAATCAGCCGTCTGGGTGTGACAGACAGGTGCTGCAGTTTGTTCCCATGGAGGAGCTGCTCACAGGAGGACTGACTGAGTTCCTGCGGACCATGAACTCTGAAATCATCCAGCAGAAGCTGCATTTGCTCATGCAGTCATAG